The Xiphias gladius isolate SHS-SW01 ecotype Sanya breed wild chromosome 9, ASM1685928v1, whole genome shotgun sequence genome window below encodes:
- the mrpl27 gene encoding 39S ribosomal protein L27, mitochondrial has translation MAALASLMLRSRAGLLVPGQSFLLDSVRFASKKSGSSCKNVGGKSPGRRYGFKKQDGNFAHAGNILATQRVMRYHPGAHVGLGTNKTLFALEDGYVRFTKEVYVPAPRSRQSTRVITKLPKGAVLYKTFISVLPLKQEGKFKLVGMV, from the exons ATGGCAGCGCTGGCGTCCTTGATGCTGAGGTCCCGAGCAG GTCTGTTGGTGCCTGGTCAGTCCTTTCTGCTGGACTCGGTGAGGTTTGCGTCAAAGAAGTCTGGCAGCAGCTGTAAGAACGTTGGAGGAAAGAGCCCCGGTCGGAGATATGGCTTCAAGAAACAGGATG GAAACTTTGCCCATGCAGGCAACATCCTTGCAACACAGAGGGTGATGAGGTACCACCCAGGAGCGCAT GTGGGGCTGGGAACCAACAAGACTCTCTTTGCTCTGGAGGACGGCTACGTCAGGTTCACCAAGGAGGTCTACGTCCCGGCGCCACGCAGCAGGCAGTCCACGCGGGTCATCACTAAACTGCCAAAAGGGGCTGTGCTCTACAAGACCTTCATCAGTGTCCTGCCGCTCAAACAGGAGGGCAAGTTTAAACTGGTGGGAATGGTCTAA
- the LOC120794540 gene encoding uncharacterized protein LOC120794540: protein MAPEILTVIVASVSCVAFCLVMLMLVVVLCRKDPLCCRFRPLRTEEYTDDLPHYHSRHTLMSIANDEHFATMNQGAIGRQLHGRLFIIGKPTDYHMEGSLPRLPSYESVRKKDRQRQIHSMIAQRFSLSGCHDEPPPTYEETLRQSLDISSADLQSLDVHLSVHSQDVSSDTSEDTHNLSRPSTVLQGPASCYSPAQNSRFLSV, encoded by the exons ATGGCACCAGAGATACTGACTGTCATAGTGGCTTCAG TGTCCTGTGTAGCATTTTGCTTAGTGATGCTGATGCTGGTGGTGGTCCTGTGCAGAAAAGATCCTCTCTGCTGCAGATTCAGACCCCTCAGAACAGaagaatataca GATGATCTCCCCCATTACCACAGCAGACATACTTTGATGAGTATTGCCAATGATGAGCACTTTGCTACCATGAACCAGGGAGCCATTGGACGGCAG CTTCATGGAAGGCTTTTTATCATAGGGAAGCCAACTGACTACCACATGGAGGGGTCCCTGCCGAGGCTGCCTTCCTATGAGAGTGTTCGTAAGAaggacaggcagagacagatcCACAGTATGATCGCACAGCGCTTCAGCCTCAGTGGCTGCCACGATGAG CCTCCACCAACATATGAAGAAACCCTTCGCCAGTCTCTTGATAtttcatctgcagatctgcAGTCTCTGGACGTTCACCTTTCAGTCCACTCTCAAGATGTGTCCTCCGACACCagtgaagacacacacaacctcagTCGACCATCCACAGTGCTCCAAGGCCCAGCTTCCTGCTACTCCCCAGCACAGAACTCcaggtttctgtctgtctga
- the LOC120794504 gene encoding ras-related protein Rab-37-like, with amino-acid sequence MERMESMEPISAYYTTAYPEIQPGRCLGSTETTDSQAKTPPAPAYDEELVHKTILVGDSGVGKTSLLVQFDQGKFIPGSFSATVGIGFTNKVVTVDDVKVKLQIWDTAGQERFRSVTHAYYRDAHALLLLYDITSKSSFDNIRAWLTEIHEYAQSDVVIMLLGNKADMSSERAIRRDEGERLAREYSVPFMETSAKTGINVELAFTAVAKELKHRAVQHPNEPKFQIHEYIESQKEKSGCCSYF; translated from the exons ATGGAGCGGATGGAGTCGATGGAGCCGATCTCGGCGTACTACACCACGGCTTACCCGGAGATCCAGCCCGGCCGCTGCCTCGGATCCACGGAGACCACCGACAGCCAGGCAAAGACTCCACCGGCTCCGGCATATGACGAGGAATTAGTGCACAAG aCAATCCTGGTCGGGGACAGTGGAGTAGGAAAGACATCTTTGTTGGTGCAGTTCGATCAGGGCAAGTTCATTCCTGGCTCCTTTTCTGCTACAGTGGGCATCGGAttcacg AATAAAGTGGTGACTGTGGACGATGTAAAGGTCAAACTACag atttGGGATACGGCAGGACAGGAAAGGTTCCGAAGTGTGACACATGCATATTACAGAGATGCACACG CCTTGCTCCTCTTGTATGACATCACCAGCAAATCATCCTTTGACAACATTAGG GCATGGTTAACAGAGATCCATGAGTATGCACAGAGCGATGTAGTCATCATGTTGCTGGGCAACAAG GCCGACATGAGCAGCGAGAGAGCAATCCgaagagatgaaggagagaggCTGGCCAGA GAGTATTCCGTTCCCTTTATGGAGACGAGTGCCAAGACCGGAATCAATGTGGAGCTGGCCTTCACTGCTGTGGCCAA GGAGCTGAAGCACCGAGCCGTCCAGCACCCCAATGAACCCAAGTTCCAGATCCATGAATACATTGAATCGCAGAAGGAGAAGTCAGGCTGCTGCAGCTACTTCTAA